ACGCGAGGCGCGAAGCGCCTCGGACGGCCGAGCGGGGAGCGACGCGACCCGCGAGGCGCGCGGCACGGAGGGAGACGGGGGCGACCCCGCGGCGGTCGCGGGGTCGATGCGGACGGCGCTGGCCGGCGTCGGCACGGCGCTGGTGCTGGTGACCGCGACGACCGTGATCGGGTTCCTCTCGAATCTCACCAGCCCCGTCGGTCCGATCCGCGAGTTCGGGATCGTCAGCGCGGTCGGCATCGTCGGCGCGCTCGTCGTCTTCGGCGCGCTGATCCCGGCGATCAAGGTCGAGGTCGACGCCGTCCTCGAAGGCCGCGGGTTCGACCGACGCAAGCGGGCGTTCGGTACCGGCGGCGGGGCGTTCGGCCGCCTGCTCGAAGCCGGCGCGACGGCGGCCGACCGGGCGCCGTGGGCGGTCATTCTCGCCACGCTGCTGATCAGCGCCGGCGGTGCCTACGGCGCGACCGAGGTCGACACCTCCTTCGCGCAGACGGACTTCATCGCCGAGGAGCCGCCCGAGTGGATGGATAACCTACCCGAGGAGATGCGACCCGGCGAGTACTCGATGCGGGCGACCTTCGAGTACGTCAACGACAACTTCCTGCGGGAGGACGCGACCGCGGAGTTCCTCTTCGAGGGCGAGGTGGCGACCGGCGACGCCCTCCAGCGGGTGAACCGGACCGGTGAACTCGCCGCCGAGAAGGGGGTGACCGTCGAGCTCTCGAACGGCGAGGCGGACGTGCGGAGCCCGCTGACGGTCATGCGGTCGGTCGCGGCGACCAACGAGACGTTCAACGCGACGCTGGCCGCCAGCGACACCGACGGCGACGGCGTCCCCGACCGCGACGTGGCGGGCGTCTTCGACGCCCTGTACGAGACGGCGCCCGACCAGGCCCGCCAGTACGTCCAGCGCGAGGACGGCGAGTACGAGGCCCTGCTGCTCACGGCGTCGCTGCGCGGCGGCGCCTCGGGGTCGGCGGTCACGACCCAGATGGACGCCGTCGAGTCGGCCGTCTCCGGCGGCGACGTGACCGTCACCGCGACCGGTCGGCCGATCGTCAACGAGATCGTCCAGTCGGACCTGCTCACCACCGTCGTCGAGAGCCTGATCATCACGCTCGTCGTCTCGTTCGTCTTCCTGATGGTCGTCTATCGCGTCGCGGAGGGGTCGGCGACGCTCGGGCTCGTGACGCTGTTGCCGGTCGTCTTCAACGTCTCGTGGATCCTCGGGACGATGTACCTGCTGGAGATCCCCTTCAACGTGTTGACGGGGATGATCACGAGCCTGACCATCGGCCTCGGGGTGGCCTACTCGATCCACCTCAGCGAGCGGTTCAGTCTCGAACTGGATCGACGGGAGTCGGGCAGCGAGGCGATGCATACCGCCGTCACCGGCACCGGCGGTGCGCTGCTGGGGTCGGCGGCGACGACCGTCGGCGGCTTCGGCGTCCTCGTGTTCGCCATCCTGCCGCCGCTCCAGCAGTTCGGCTTCATCACCGGGCTCACGATCGTCTACGCGTTCCTCGCGAGCGTGTTCGTCCTCCCGAGCCTGCTCGCGGTGTGGAGCCGCCACTTCGGGCCCGCCGGCGCGTTCGACGCCGACGGCACCGGTGACGACGGGTCCGACGGCGGCGCGCCGACGGCGGACCCGATCGCCGGCGGCGCGGACGGTCGGTCCCCGGCGGTCGACGAACCCGCGGGGGCCGCCGATGGTGTCTCGTCGGGCGTCGGTTCGGCGGGATCGTCGGGTGCGGCGACCGCCGCGACCCCGACGGCCGGCGCGCGGACGAACGGCGACGCGGTGCCGTACGCCACCCGATCCGTCGAACCGACTCGCGTCTATCCCGGCGGGACCGCGCGCGTGACGGTCGCGCTCCCGTCGGCTTCGGGCCGGGTCGTCCTCCGCGAGACGCCGTCGGTCGGGTCGGTTTCGATCGACCGCGTCTCGCCCGAACCCGTCGAGCGGGTCGCCGCCGACGGGCGGGTGTACGCCGTCTGGGAGCTCGACGCCGAGGACGGCGAGCGAGCGGAACTCGAGTACACGCTCGCGGTCCCGGCGGGGCTGGCCGACGGCGAGACCGTCGCGTTCGACGGCGAGTTGCTCCTGCCGGACCACGCCGTGCCGGTCGCCGGCCCGGACGCGGCACCGGTCACGACGGACGTGGCCGGGGCCGTCATCGCCGACGGTCCCGTCGACGAGCGCGGCATCGCGGACGCGGGTCGGCACCTCGCGGCCGGACGGCTGTCGCCCGAGGCGTTCGAGCGCGTCACCCACGCGTGGCTCGACGAGCACGCCAGCGACGCGCCGACCGGCGAGTCGCCCCCGGGCGCGAACGGCTCGGGCGCGAACGGCTCGGGCGCGAGCGACTCGCGTGGGGACGCCCGCGCCGACGAGCGGCGGACGGAGGGGGACGATGACTGACGACGGCGAGGCCGAGGCGGTCGAGGCGCTCCAGCGGCTCGGGCTCTCGAAGTACGAGGCGGGGGTGTTCGTCGCCCTCGAACGGCTCGGGACCGGGACCGCCCGCGACGTGGACCGGATGACCGACGTGCCCCGCTCGCAGGTGTACGGCGCCGCCGAGAACCTCGAAGAGCGCGGCCTCGTCGAGGTCCAGCAGTCCAACCCGATCCAGTACCGCGCGGTCCCGCTGGCGGAGGCCCGCGAGACGCTCGCCGAGCGCTTCGAGCGCGAGCAGGACCGCGCGTTCGAGTACCTCGAGGCGGCCAGGCGGGGCGCCGACCACGAGGACGAACACCAGGAGGGCGTCTGGACCGTTCACGGCCGCGACAACGTCTCCTCGCGGGTCCGGCAGATCGTCGCCGACGCCGAGGAGAGCGTCCTCTACGCGGGCGGGACGGACCTGCTCGACGACGAGGTCGCCGCGGCCCTGCGCGAGCGGGCCGAGGAGGTCGACGTGTGGGTCTGCAGCGCGCACGTCGACGACCCGGAACTCGCCGAGGCGTTCGCCGATTCGGCGGTCACGCTCGCGCCGTTCCCGGACGACCCGACCGACGACGCCGCCGGGCGGCTGCTCGCCGTCGACGGCCACACGATCCTGCTCAGCGTCCTCGGCGGCGAGGAACTGCCGGGCGTCCGCAAGGAGACCGCCATCTGGAGCGCCGACACCGGGATCGCGACGGTCCTGCTGGAGCTGTTGCGAAGTCACGTCGTCGACGACATCGACGCAGAACTGTAGCGCCGGTCACCCCCGCGACCGGTGTGGTTCGAGCCCGTGGGCGGTGCGATTCGGTCTCCGCGGCCGGTCTACTGCATCCCGGTGAGCTTGGCGACGTAGACGAGACTGAGCATGTGGTCGTCCACGTCGAGGTCGTTGCCGTCGTTCGACCCGCTCTCGTCGATCCCCAGGAGGTAGTCGTTGAGCTGGCCGGCCACGTCCTCGGTGATCCAGTCGATCGACTCGTAGTAGCTCAGCGCGTCGGCGGCGCCCTTGTAGCCGGCGTGCATCAGCAGGAACTCCAGCCACTCGAAGACGACGAACTCGGCGGCGTACGTGTCGGGCACGGCCCGCAGATACGGCTTTTCGAGGTCCTCGGAGCCGCCGACCAGCGGGAGGAGTTCGCGGTAGAGCCCCGCGCGGAACGAGTCACCGGCGGACATGCTCGCGTCGCCCACGTCGTCGAGGGGCCCCCACTCCGCCTCGCTCGGGTCGTCCGGCCGCGGGTCCTCCGGTCGGCCGTCGCTCGGTCGCGGGTCCTCGGCGTCGAGGTCGTCGCGCTTGCGCGCCATCTCGCGCAGCTCGTTTAAGTCGTAGTCCCGGGGGTTGATCGTCATCGATACTGAGTCTATTCCGCCCCGTCCTGATAAATCTTGCACACGGTCAGACGCCCGTCTGACGGCGTCTCGGCCGTGTTCGGTCCGCTCGCCGCCCGTCGCGGGCTGGCGATCTCGGAACGGCATCGGTCGCCGGCGGCCCGGCGGCCGGTCGCCGTCGACCGATTTCAACGTTTGATATCCCGGCGCGTAATTTTATACGCCGGTAGGGCCGACTCCGGGACAACGTGGCGAGAAGCACCGGATCGGCGCGCATCTGCGTGACCAACGCGAAGGGCGGGACCGGCAAGACGACCGTCGCGATCAACGTCGCGGGGGCACTCTCAGAGCGCGGTCGCGACGTGCTGTTCGTCGACCTGGACCCGCAGGGTAACGCGACCGAGGGGCTCGGCCTGCTCGAGGAGTACGACGCGGCGCCGCCGACGCTGTTCGACGTGCTGACCGACGGCGACCAGCGCGACCGGATGGGCGAGCTGGTGGTCGAGCACCCCGAGATGGACGTGGTCCCGAGCAACATCGACATGCTCCAGGCCGAGCGCGAGCTGACCATCGCGGATCTGGTGGCCCGCGCGACCGAGGGCGACGCGGACATCGACCCGGCGGCGCTGTCGGCGCTGGCGGTCAACGTCACGCCCGACACGGTCGCGGGCGGCCACGCGCTGGACACGCTCGACGACGCGCTCGCGGCCGTCGAGGACGACTACGACTACGTCGTCGTCGACTCGCCGCCGTTCTACGGCAAACTGACCGACACCGGCATCTACGCGACCCGGAACATCCTCGTTCCGGCGCTGACGGAGGCCACCTCCGAGCGGGCCATCGAGCTGCTCATCGACCAGATGACCGCGCTGGAGGGCCAGACGGGCATCGCCGTCGACACGCTCGGCGTCGTGGCGAATCGGGTCGAGACCACGGGCGAGGACGAGACGATGCTGGAGTGGTTCGAGGCGGTCTTCTCCGACGACGCCGTCTGGGAGGTCCGCAAGCGCGTGGCGCTCCAGCGGGCGTTCTCGGCGGGCGAGTCGATCTTCGCCTACGACCCGTCGGTCGACATGGCCGACGTGTTCCTCGATATCGCGGCGGATCTGGACCGGCAGTTCGACTACGCGGAGGTAACAGCATGACCGACGACGACGAACGCATGGACCGGGCCCGCCGCATCCGCGAGATGCGCGAGGGATCCCGGCCGGACGACGAGGCACAGGACGACGACCGAACCGACGCGGACGACGACTCCGCCGACGCGACGGCCGACGAATCGGCGGCCGCCGAGCCCGACGAGGTGCCGGAAGGCGACGCCGGGTCCGACGAGGTGCCGGAAGGCGACGCCGGGTCCGACGAGGTGCCGGAAGGCGACGCCGAGTCCGGCGAACCGGCGGTCGACGAACCGGGCGAGCCGGACGGAGCGGCGGAGACGGAGGCCGACGGCGGCCCCGACGCGACCGACGACGGCGGCGACTCGACCGAGGGAGGCGCCGACCCCGCGGCGGACGACGAGCCGTCCGAGACCGGACCGTCCGCCGACGAGGCCGCCGAGGCCGTGGCGAACCTGGACATCGACGAGGAAGCGGTCGGCGGTGGCGGCGGCGACGACGGCGACGGCACTATCCACATCCCCGGCGCCGACGTGGGCGACGTGGACGTCGACGTGGCAGAGATGGCCCGTCAGGCCGGCCTGAGCTCCGGCGGCTCGGCGTCGGGAGACGGCGAACCGGCCGACGGCACCGAGGCCGCCGAGATGGGCATCGGCGCGGCGGGCCGGGCGGCGGCGGAACAGGAGACGGGCGAGGAGACCCGCGTGCTGGAGTTCGCGCTGGGCGACGAGCAGTACTGTCTCGACATCGAGTACGTCGAGGAGATCGTCAAGCGCGAGACGGTCACGCGCGTGCCGAACACGCCCGACTGCGTCGAGGGCGTCGTCGACCTGCGCGGGCAGATCACGACCATCCTCGATCCGAAGGTCCTGCTCGACATCGACCAGGCGGGGAGCAAGGACCTCATCGTCGTCTTCGACCCCGAGGCGTTCGACGACCAGGGCGCCGTCGGCTGGGTCGTCGACGACGTGAACCAGGTGACGCCGATCACCGAGGAGGAGGTCAACGACTCGCCCGTCGACCAGGACCACATCAACGGCGTCGTCGACCGCGACGGCGATTTCGTCATCTGGACGACCCCCGAACTCGACCTCGACGAAGTGG
The window above is part of the Halosimplex rubrum genome. Proteins encoded here:
- a CDS encoding MMPL family transporter, whose protein sequence is MVGMDDVADAVVDHRRLVVVTLLVVIGAVGAGAAQVEDSASLSQFETSSDEAEKLEYVDSNFGSSGNTTTVQVIVREDNVLARESLLEQLRFERALVEDDSINRTLDGSQAPAGIANVVATAAIREGQAANLTERGRALGAERQRLNETGARLSDALNRTRGLQRDYVALNRSHAAGEVDDATYRQRSAAIERNLTAVRTDATAGLSANQSETFGNLTSQARTLQSRLAALNASYERGEINESTYRQRSGEIQAQFGEVYAGIERVLAPDARALEERAAALQADRAALQERAENGSTPPLADQIDRIESMNASAVEASVERVLSEGSGTQAFALMPTSYDLGSTSADATMIVVTQTTESAVAQGSASARLQNSQTEIQDVARDRLSGDAMVFGAGIIADETNRSMQDSLTVVGPFAILFVLVVLTVAYRDLLDILLGVFGLALTLLLTFGYMGWTGVAFNQLFVAIPVLLIGLSIDYAIHVFMRHREAREARSASDGRAGSDATREARGTEGDGGDPAAVAGSMRTALAGVGTALVLVTATTVIGFLSNLTSPVGPIREFGIVSAVGIVGALVVFGALIPAIKVEVDAVLEGRGFDRRKRAFGTGGGAFGRLLEAGATAADRAPWAVILATLLISAGGAYGATEVDTSFAQTDFIAEEPPEWMDNLPEEMRPGEYSMRATFEYVNDNFLREDATAEFLFEGEVATGDALQRVNRTGELAAEKGVTVELSNGEADVRSPLTVMRSVAATNETFNATLAASDTDGDGVPDRDVAGVFDALYETAPDQARQYVQREDGEYEALLLTASLRGGASGSAVTTQMDAVESAVSGGDVTVTATGRPIVNEIVQSDLLTTVVESLIITLVVSFVFLMVVYRVAEGSATLGLVTLLPVVFNVSWILGTMYLLEIPFNVLTGMITSLTIGLGVAYSIHLSERFSLELDRRESGSEAMHTAVTGTGGALLGSAATTVGGFGVLVFAILPPLQQFGFITGLTIVYAFLASVFVLPSLLAVWSRHFGPAGAFDADGTGDDGSDGGAPTADPIAGGADGRSPAVDEPAGAADGVSSGVGSAGSSGAATAATPTAGARTNGDAVPYATRSVEPTRVYPGGTARVTVALPSASGRVVLRETPSVGSVSIDRVSPEPVERVAADGRVYAVWELDAEDGERAELEYTLAVPAGLADGETVAFDGELLLPDHAVPVAGPDAAPVTTDVAGAVIADGPVDERGIADAGRHLAAGRLSPEAFERVTHAWLDEHASDAPTGESPPGANGSGANGSGASDSRGDARADERRTEGDDD
- a CDS encoding FlaD/FlaE family flagellar protein; the protein is MTINPRDYDLNELREMARKRDDLDAEDPRPSDGRPEDPRPDDPSEAEWGPLDDVGDASMSAGDSFRAGLYRELLPLVGGSEDLEKPYLRAVPDTYAAEFVVFEWLEFLLMHAGYKGAADALSYYESIDWITEDVAGQLNDYLLGIDESGSNDGNDLDVDDHMLSLVYVAKLTGMQ
- a CDS encoding chemotaxis protein CheW, which encodes MTDDDERMDRARRIREMREGSRPDDEAQDDDRTDADDDSADATADESAAAEPDEVPEGDAGSDEVPEGDAGSDEVPEGDAESGEPAVDEPGEPDGAAETEADGGPDATDDGGDSTEGGADPAADDEPSETGPSADEAAEAVANLDIDEEAVGGGGGDDGDGTIHIPGADVGDVDVDVAEMARQAGLSSGGSASGDGEPADGTEAAEMGIGAAGRAAAEQETGEETRVLEFALGDEQYCLDIEYVEEIVKRETVTRVPNTPDCVEGVVDLRGQITTILDPKVLLDIDQAGSKDLIVVFDPEAFDDQGAVGWVVDDVNQVTPITEEEVNDSPVDQDHINGVVDRDGDFVIWTTPELDLDEVAG
- a CDS encoding TrmB family transcriptional regulator, with product MTDDGEAEAVEALQRLGLSKYEAGVFVALERLGTGTARDVDRMTDVPRSQVYGAAENLEERGLVEVQQSNPIQYRAVPLAEARETLAERFEREQDRAFEYLEAARRGADHEDEHQEGVWTVHGRDNVSSRVRQIVADAEESVLYAGGTDLLDDEVAAALRERAEEVDVWVCSAHVDDPELAEAFADSAVTLAPFPDDPTDDAAGRLLAVDGHTILLSVLGGEELPGVRKETAIWSADTGIATVLLELLRSHVVDDIDAEL
- a CDS encoding ParA family protein gives rise to the protein MARSTGSARICVTNAKGGTGKTTVAINVAGALSERGRDVLFVDLDPQGNATEGLGLLEEYDAAPPTLFDVLTDGDQRDRMGELVVEHPEMDVVPSNIDMLQAERELTIADLVARATEGDADIDPAALSALAVNVTPDTVAGGHALDTLDDALAAVEDDYDYVVVDSPPFYGKLTDTGIYATRNILVPALTEATSERAIELLIDQMTALEGQTGIAVDTLGVVANRVETTGEDETMLEWFEAVFSDDAVWEVRKRVALQRAFSAGESIFAYDPSVDMADVFLDIAADLDRQFDYAEVTA